A part of Solibacillus sp. FSL H8-0538 genomic DNA contains:
- a CDS encoding YezD family protein, with product MENRKQNVEVTIENIKKMVNSMQYGSITLVIQDNYVVQIEKNEKIRLK from the coding sequence ATGGAGAATCGAAAGCAAAATGTTGAAGTAACAATTGAAAACATAAAAAAGATGGTTAATTCAATGCAATATGGTTCAATTACACTGGTCATTCAAGATAACTATGTCGTGCAAATCGAGAAAAATGAAAAAATTCGTCTTAAATAA
- a CDS encoding sirohydrochlorin chelatase produces the protein MIAVLYIAHGSRVKKGVEEAKQFLQQTIAQVDVPIQEISFLELAEPTILQGIEKCVARGAKKIAVSPILLLTANHLNQDIPKEIAIAQKQFPHIEITVGKAFGIDDRIVESLYERLQQTNQSFSNSKVLLIGRGSSDLAVQRDLTTIAHCLKKRANLKQVDTCFLYGAGASFEETIQALQKQEQEPIFIIPYLLFTGLLKASIEKKIAAIQKDNEAIVLCECLGYDLNVQRVLIERVYETIA, from the coding sequence ATGATAGCAGTACTCTATATTGCCCATGGTAGTCGCGTAAAAAAAGGTGTGGAGGAAGCCAAACAATTTTTACAGCAAACGATCGCTCAAGTTGATGTGCCGATTCAAGAAATCAGTTTTTTAGAGCTAGCGGAGCCAACGATTTTGCAGGGCATTGAAAAATGTGTTGCGCGGGGTGCCAAAAAAATTGCTGTTTCACCAATTTTATTATTAACAGCAAATCATCTCAATCAGGATATACCGAAAGAGATTGCTATAGCCCAAAAACAATTTCCGCATATCGAAATAACAGTTGGGAAAGCATTCGGTATTGACGATCGAATCGTGGAAAGCTTATATGAACGGTTGCAGCAAACGAATCAATCTTTTTCAAATTCGAAAGTGCTGCTAATCGGACGAGGCAGTAGCGATTTGGCTGTACAGCGGGATTTAACTACAATAGCGCACTGTTTGAAAAAGCGCGCAAATTTAAAGCAAGTGGATACGTGCTTTCTGTACGGGGCCGGGGCTTCATTTGAAGAAACCATTCAAGCACTTCAAAAGCAGGAGCAAGAGCCTATTTTTATTATTCCGTACTTATTATTCACAGGGTTGTTAAAGGCAAGTATTGAAAAGAAGATTGCAGCGATCCAAAAGGACAATGAAGCCATTGTATTATGTGAATGTTTAGGTTATGACCTAAACGTTCAGCGTGTGTTAATCGAGCGCGTATACGAAACGATTGCATAA
- the cobA gene encoding uroporphyrinogen-III C-methyltransferase has protein sequence MGKVYIVGAGPGDPNLITLKGLKCIQEADVILYDRLVNKELLEYAKPDAELIFVGKLPNYHGVIQDRIHQLLVLHGRQGKVVTRLKGGDPFVFGRGAEEAEVLAEAKIPFEIVPGITSGIAAPAYAGIPVTHRDHASSFAIVTGHMREGKDDSIKWDALANGIDTLAIYMGVGNLPYICAQLTNHGRDKSTPVALIHWGTTAAQQTVTGTLETIVQIVKNEKIQNPSMIVVGEVVKVRDKIQWFEKQSYFNQLAQEVSV, from the coding sequence ATGGGGAAAGTATACATAGTCGGCGCAGGGCCTGGAGATCCGAATTTAATTACTTTAAAAGGACTGAAATGTATTCAAGAAGCAGATGTTATTTTGTATGACCGGTTAGTGAATAAGGAGCTACTAGAATATGCTAAGCCTGACGCTGAGCTAATTTTTGTCGGCAAGCTACCAAATTATCACGGCGTTATTCAAGACCGTATTCACCAGCTACTTGTCTTACATGGCCGTCAAGGAAAGGTAGTGACGCGGTTAAAGGGGGGTGACCCATTTGTGTTTGGTCGAGGTGCAGAAGAAGCGGAAGTGTTAGCAGAGGCAAAGATTCCGTTTGAAATTGTTCCAGGTATTACATCCGGAATTGCCGCACCTGCTTATGCAGGAATTCCTGTCACGCACCGCGATCATGCATCCAGCTTTGCCATTGTGACGGGACATATGCGAGAGGGGAAAGATGATTCTATTAAGTGGGATGCGCTTGCGAACGGCATTGATACACTTGCGATTTATATGGGAGTTGGCAATTTACCATATATTTGCGCGCAGCTGACTAACCATGGCCGTGACAAATCGACTCCAGTTGCCCTTATACATTGGGGAACAACAGCCGCACAGCAAACAGTGACCGGTACGCTCGAAACGATTGTACAAATTGTGAAAAACGAGAAAATTCAAAACCCGAGCATGATTGTCGTTGGAGAAGTGGTCAAAGTACGAGATAAAATTCAGTGGTTTGAGAAACAAAGCTATTTCAATCAGCTAGCGCAGGAAGTATCCGTATAA